From the Carassius gibelio isolate Cgi1373 ecotype wild population from Czech Republic chromosome B25, carGib1.2-hapl.c, whole genome shotgun sequence genome, one window contains:
- the LOC128014304 gene encoding trace amine-associated receptor 13c-like — translation MVYETEDHEIQYCFPAINSSCIWGKHFRHESNIMYIFFSLLSVWTVFLNLLVIISISHFKKLHTPTNLIILSLAVADMLVGFVMPIEATRLIEMCWYFGDTFCGLFLALTGLLISASLYNLTLIAVDRYVAVCHPLLYQKKITTTKTLIIICICWMWSSAFNISFATDPSSRTHGCYGECPFMSNFAWSMTDLFLSFLFPCTVIIILYLK, via the coding sequence ATGGTCTATGAGACAGAGGATCATGAGATCCAGtactgctttcctgccatcaactcatcatgTATCTGGGGAAAACACTTCAGGCATGAATCCAATATCATGTATATctttttttcattgctgtcagtgtggactgtgtttctgaacctgttggtgatcatctccatctctcacttcaagaagcttcacactccaaccaacctcatcattctctctctggctgtTGCCGACATGCTTGTTGGATTTGTGATGCCCATAGAGGCCACGAGGCTGATTGAGATGTGCTGGTACTTTGGAGACACTTTCTGTGGACTGTTTTTGGCATTAACAGGGCTGCTCATTTCAGCATCTCTTTATAATTTGACTTTAATTGCTGTTGATCGTTATGTGGCTGTGTGTCACCCTTTactgtaccaaaaaaaaataactacaactaaaactttGATTATCATATGTATCTGCTGGATGTGGTCTTCAGCATTCAATATTTCCTTCGCAACAGATCCATCAAGCAGAACACATGGGTGTTATGGAGAGTGTCCCTTTATGTCTAACTTTGCCTGGAGTATGACTGATCTGTTCTTGTCTTTCCTTTTTCCTTGTActgtgattataattttatatctgaag